One Campylobacter sputorum subsp. sputorum DNA segment encodes these proteins:
- a CDS encoding polyribonucleotide nucleotidyltransferase produces MQVKIEINNQNEIFDVDKVAKQAAGAVLMRVKNTVILATVAREDSQVEDDFLPLTVQYIEKQYAAGRIPGGYVKRETKPGDFEILTSRIIDRSLRPLFPKGYAYPTQIVVYVLSADPEVDLQVVSLNAASIALYLSDIPVSMPVCGVRVGCIDDKFVINPSNSDLNNSTLDLYVAGLKDELLMIEMRSLPTIGDNNNLSKDLSDLVINQNMNEFSEDRMVEAIEFARAAILKGSNAYEEAFLNLKKEDANLDLKPEIENESIAVYIDEFYKNDVKDAINKMAKSERASELDAIAKTISEDETAVNEGWDLKVIQNFLGKYKRKIIRDQIINEHKRADGRGLKDVRPISIETNILPNAHGSCLFTRGQTQALVVATLGSDSDAQMSEILTQKGAVAERFMFNYNFPGFCVGEASPLRSPGRRELGHGNLAKRALAPSIQETSPYTIRVVSEILESNGSSSMASVCGGSLCMRAAGVDTIKLVAGVAMGLVFEDDKYAILTDIMGLEDHDGDMDFKVAGSIDGITALQMDIKLGGISLDVLRQALYQAKEGREHILNLMENANDQIVVNEDILPKFELFSIDPSKIVDIIGQAGKTIKEIIEKFAVSVDLDREKGEVKIAGDVKKNVDAAKDYIIEIVSKDKNQKRRQNSQHKKETIKFEIGEEFDGEVKNILDFGAFISLRDNVDGLLHISKIKNPLNVGDKIRVKVDEQKGSKISLDLAE; encoded by the coding sequence GTGCAAGTTAAAATAGAAATAAATAATCAAAATGAAATTTTTGATGTAGATAAAGTTGCAAAGCAAGCAGCCGGTGCTGTTTTAATGAGAGTAAAAAACACGGTTATACTAGCTACTGTTGCTAGAGAAGATTCACAAGTTGAAGATGATTTTTTGCCTTTAACTGTGCAATATATAGAAAAACAATACGCAGCTGGGCGAATTCCTGGCGGATATGTAAAAAGAGAGACAAAACCTGGTGATTTTGAAATATTAACATCTAGGATAATAGATAGAAGTTTAAGACCGCTTTTTCCAAAAGGTTATGCTTATCCTACGCAAATTGTAGTTTATGTTCTTTCAGCAGATCCTGAAGTTGATTTGCAAGTTGTGAGCTTAAATGCTGCTAGTATCGCACTTTATTTAAGCGATATACCTGTTTCAATGCCAGTTTGTGGCGTTAGGGTTGGTTGCATAGATGATAAATTTGTGATAAATCCTAGCAATAGCGATCTTAATAATTCTACTTTGGATTTGTATGTAGCTGGATTAAAAGATGAACTTTTAATGATAGAGATGAGAAGCTTACCAACAATTGGCGATAACAATAATTTATCAAAAGATTTATCTGATCTTGTTATAAATCAAAATATGAATGAATTTAGTGAAGATAGAATGGTTGAGGCAATTGAGTTTGCAAGAGCTGCCATACTAAAAGGCAGTAATGCTTATGAAGAGGCTTTTTTAAATTTAAAAAAAGAAGATGCAAATCTTGATTTAAAACCAGAGATAGAAAATGAAAGTATAGCTGTTTATATAGATGAATTTTATAAAAATGATGTAAAAGATGCCATAAATAAAATGGCTAAAAGCGAAAGAGCTAGTGAGCTTGATGCAATAGCAAAAACTATATCAGAAGATGAAACTGCTGTAAATGAGGGCTGGGATCTTAAAGTTATACAAAATTTTCTTGGTAAATACAAAAGAAAAATCATAAGAGATCAGATTATAAATGAGCATAAAAGAGCCGATGGCAGGGGATTAAAAGATGTTAGACCTATTAGCATAGAAACCAACATACTTCCTAATGCACATGGAAGCTGTCTTTTTACAAGAGGTCAAACTCAAGCTCTTGTTGTAGCTACGCTTGGTTCAGATAGCGATGCCCAGATGAGTGAAATACTTACTCAAAAAGGGGCTGTTGCCGAGAGATTTATGTTTAATTATAATTTTCCTGGATTTTGTGTTGGCGAAGCAAGTCCATTAAGAAGCCCTGGAAGAAGAGAATTGGGGCATGGAAATTTAGCTAAAAGAGCATTAGCTCCTAGCATACAAGAAACTTCTCCATATACAATAAGAGTTGTAAGTGAAATTTTAGAAAGTAATGGCTCTAGCTCTATGGCTAGTGTTTGCGGCGGATCTCTTTGTATGAGAGCAGCTGGTGTTGATACTATAAAATTAGTTGCCGGTGTTGCTATGGGTCTTGTATTTGAGGACGATAAATACGCTATTTTAACTGATATAATGGGACTTGAAGATCATGATGGCGATATGGATTTTAAAGTTGCAGGATCGATTGATGGGATAACCGCTTTGCAGATGGATATAAAGCTTGGCGGTATTAGTTTAGATGTATTAAGACAGGCTCTTTATCAAGCAAAAGAGGGCAGGGAACATATCTTAAATTTAATGGAAAATGCAAATGATCAGATTGTTGTAAATGAAGATATTTTGCCTAAATTTGAACTTTTTAGCATAGATCCAAGCAAAATTGTAGATATTATAGGTCAAGCTGGAAAAACTATAAAAGAGATTATAGAAAAATTTGCAGTTAGCGTTGATTTAGATAGAGAAAAAGGCGAAGTTAAGATAGCTGGAGATGTTAAGAAAAACGTAGATGCCGCAAAAGATTATATAATAGAAATAGTTTCTAAAGATAAAAATCAAAAAAGAAGACAAAATTCTCAACACAAAAAAGAGACTATCAAATTTGAAATAGGGGAAGAGTTTGATGGGGAAGTTAAAAATATTTTAGATTTTGGTGCATTTATCTCTTTAAGGGATAATGTTGATGGACTTTTACATATATCAAAAATAAAAAACCCGCTTAATGTTGGAGATAAGATAAGAGTAAAAGTAGACGAACAAAAAGGTAGCAAAATCTCTCTTGATTTAGCTGAGTAA
- a CDS encoding RidA family protein, protein MKKISTKNAPEAIGPYSQAVISNGFIFGSGQIPLTKDGELLSDDVVNQTHQVMKNISCVLQEAGSSLDNIVKTTIFLKNISDFAKVNEIYASYFKGEIKPARSTVGIANLPKDVLVEIEYIAQI, encoded by the coding sequence ATGAAAAAAATTTCAACAAAAAATGCACCTGAGGCAATCGGCCCATATTCGCAAGCAGTTATCTCAAATGGTTTTATATTTGGCTCTGGACAAATTCCTCTTACAAAAGATGGCGAACTTTTAAGTGATGATGTAGTTAATCAAACTCATCAAGTTATGAAAAATATATCCTGTGTTTTACAAGAAGCTGGTTCATCATTAGACAATATAGTAAAAACTACAATTTTTTTAAAAAATATAAGTGATTTTGCAAAAGTAAATGAAATTTATGCAAGCTATTTTAAAGGCGAAATAAAACCCGCAAGAAGCACTGTTGGCATAGCAAATTTACCAAAAGATGTTCTAGTAGAGATAGAATATATAGCCCAAATTTAA
- a CDS encoding LPS-assembly protein LptD has product MELLADEVTKEGNTTIANGNVLVFSQSYLATADKAMYHDDDNSSIELFGNVNFMTKDGYISRSSYTKLYLENNNITSDASFMMNKQNEVWIQSDNACDDKEYYNTSGSVVSSCNVNDPDWSIKFTSGMMNKESKYLHLFNPRFYIGSVPIFYLPYFGFPTDKTRRTGLLIPSVGYKQKEGLFYRQPIYFAPQDRWDLELDPQIRTNRGSGIYGTFRFVDSMDSRGSITTGIFKEKKSYQEEQNLKNDSHKGFELKYERDKLAKYLLDDSYKEGLWIDYTSLRDVEYLKLQNTGSDNDYDDSLVTSRLNYFLSKDNHYIGLYGRYYVDLYELASKGNNDKTVQELPTIQYHKFVDSLFIPKLLYSADLMYHRYDRDIGTTANQVEFNLPVTWSTDLMDEYLKFVVKENLYTTKVNYSKNKTIIDNQLEDVKDNDYINTYTQFALSTELSKAYSNFFHTINFAIDYVIPGYEKNGIDKKIYNGYGDLSNINLFNRYLEDNFVTSMDEKYLDETSSASMVQYFYNKDGRKVLRHSVESGYNIDKDKYLNLKHRVSIFPYSNLSLHNKFEYDFNEDIFEKIQSTINYSHSIVSLGLWHNYENKGKRKNTQKYDKEEYFGATGLVNINRYYSVFGSFGYDFENDYTKTWSAGLNYRRKCWGYTIKFKEDLEPEFTSAGPGMEKKKAVYLYFDFYPIGSVGYDYSTTQYSGNQ; this is encoded by the coding sequence ATGGAACTTTTAGCAGATGAAGTAACCAAAGAAGGAAATACAACTATAGCAAATGGTAATGTTTTGGTTTTCTCGCAAAGTTATCTTGCTACTGCCGATAAAGCTATGTATCACGATGACGATAATTCCAGTATAGAGCTTTTTGGTAATGTAAATTTTATGACAAAAGATGGCTATATTAGCAGGTCATCTTACACAAAACTTTATTTAGAAAATAATAACATAACTTCGGATGCTTCTTTTATGATGAATAAGCAAAATGAAGTTTGGATACAAAGCGATAATGCTTGTGATGATAAAGAATATTATAACACAAGCGGTTCTGTTGTATCAAGTTGTAATGTTAATGATCCTGATTGGTCTATTAAATTTACAAGCGGTATGATGAACAAAGAAAGTAAGTATTTACATCTTTTTAACCCTAGATTTTACATAGGAAGTGTTCCTATTTTTTATCTGCCGTATTTTGGATTTCCAACAGATAAAACTAGAAGAACTGGACTTTTGATCCCAAGTGTGGGGTATAAGCAAAAAGAAGGATTGTTTTATAGACAACCTATATATTTCGCACCGCAAGATAGATGGGATTTAGAGTTAGATCCCCAGATTAGAACAAATAGAGGTTCTGGAATTTATGGAACATTTAGATTTGTTGATTCTATGGATTCAAGAGGAAGTATTACAACCGGTATTTTTAAAGAAAAGAAATCTTATCAAGAAGAGCAAAATCTAAAAAACGATTCTCATAAAGGTTTTGAGTTAAAGTATGAAAGGGATAAATTAGCAAAATATTTGCTAGATGATAGCTATAAAGAGGGACTTTGGATAGATTATACTTCTTTAAGAGATGTTGAGTATCTAAAACTTCAAAATACAGGGTCCGATAACGACTATGATGATTCTTTGGTAACTTCTAGATTAAATTATTTTCTTTCTAAAGATAATCACTATATAGGTCTTTATGGTAGATATTATGTGGATTTATATGAACTAGCATCAAAAGGAAATAATGACAAAACAGTTCAAGAACTTCCTACCATACAATATCATAAATTTGTAGATTCGCTTTTTATTCCAAAACTTCTTTATTCTGCTGATTTGATGTATCATAGATATGATAGAGATATAGGAACAACTGCAAATCAAGTTGAGTTTAATCTGCCAGTAACTTGGAGCACAGATTTGATGGATGAGTATTTGAAATTTGTAGTTAAAGAAAATTTATACACCACAAAGGTTAATTACTCAAAAAACAAAACTATCATAGATAATCAGCTTGAAGATGTAAAAGATAATGATTATATAAACACATACACTCAATTTGCTTTATCTACAGAGCTTTCCAAAGCTTATAGTAACTTTTTTCATACTATAAATTTTGCAATTGATTATGTAATTCCAGGGTATGAAAAAAATGGTATAGATAAAAAAATATATAATGGATATGGCGATTTATCAAATATTAATCTGTTTAATAGATATTTAGAAGATAATTTTGTAACTAGCATGGATGAAAAGTATTTAGATGAAACTTCATCTGCTAGTATGGTTCAGTATTTTTACAACAAAGATGGCAGAAAAGTGCTAAGACATAGCGTTGAGAGCGGTTATAATATAGATAAAGATAAATATCTAAATTTAAAGCATCGTGTATCTATTTTCCCTTATTCAAATTTATCGCTGCACAATAAATTTGAATATGATTTTAATGAAGATATATTTGAAAAAATACAAAGCACGATTAATTATTCACACTCTATCGTATCACTAGGACTTTGGCATAACTATGAAAATAAAGGAAAGCGTAAAAATACTCAGAAATATGATAAAGAAGAGTATTTTGGTGCAACTGGCTTAGTTAATATAAATAGATATTATTCTGTTTTTGGTAGCTTTGGATATGATTTTGAAAATGACTATACAAAAACATGGAGTGCTGGGTTAAACTATAGAAGAAAATGCTGGGGATATACTATTAAATTTAAAGAAGATTTAGAGCCTGAGTTTACAAGTGCAGGTCCAGGAATGGAGAAGAAAAAGGCTGTGTATTTGTATTTTGATTTTTATCCAATTGGTAGCGTTGGTTATGATTATTCTACAACGCAGTATAGTGGCAATCAATGA
- a CDS encoding phosphoribosyltransferase translates to MIALEELQFENQIEAAKKIIEILPSDLVFNDYLMVCSSLESVIVADIVAKELKVSYEIMFCESIYAPYNSECAIGMVSETQEIVLHENLIKSFGITLGYVFGEAHRKYEEKILKNVYKFRKGNLLGELANKNILLIDEGCETGLTAEICVKTLLNEGVKSITYLTPLISTDIADELNVLVDKVYAVHKIANFVSVDFYYKNKIISSPEIIVSILEESPYYLPLQKGDKSAS, encoded by the coding sequence ATGATTGCTTTAGAAGAGCTTCAATTTGAAAATCAAATTGAAGCGGCAAAAAAAATCATAGAAATTTTGCCAAGTGATTTGGTTTTTAATGATTATTTGATGGTTTGTTCATCACTAGAGTCTGTTATAGTTGCAGATATTGTCGCAAAAGAGCTTAAAGTAAGTTATGAGATTATGTTTTGCGAATCCATTTATGCACCATATAATAGCGAATGTGCGATAGGTATGGTAAGTGAAACACAAGAGATAGTTTTGCATGAAAATTTGATAAAATCTTTTGGCATAACGCTTGGTTATGTTTTTGGGGAGGCACATAGGAAATACGAAGAAAAAATTTTAAAAAATGTTTATAAATTTAGAAAAGGAAATTTATTAGGTGAATTAGCAAATAAAAACATTTTGCTTATTGACGAAGGTTGCGAAACTGGACTTACTGCTGAAATTTGTGTAAAAACTTTGTTAAATGAAGGAGTAAAATCTATAACTTATCTTACACCTCTTATTTCAACTGATATCGCCGATGAGCTAAATGTTTTAGTGGATAAGGTTTATGCCGTTCATAAAATTGCTAATTTTGTTAGTGTGGATTTTTATTATAAAAATAAAATTATTTCAAGTCCAGAAATTATAGTTTCTATACTAGAAGAAAGTCCATATTATTTGCCACTTCAAAAAGGAGATAAGAGTGCAAGTTAA
- a CDS encoding LysE family translocator: MINFLFQGILLGYGAAVPIGPVNILIMSYAIKSYSYALLFGMGAMFADVFYLLLLNYGVLNFLNTPIILKSLSIFGAIFLFYISYAIIKNAKQSISFKNIKFKSKPKTFLKGFLLTISNPYTIGFWLSIATISSDKSANVALICGLIMAIFSWISLMPLFVYKNRKFISDSMASKLSYIAAIILIGFAFMLIYKNFII, encoded by the coding sequence TTGATTAATTTTTTATTTCAAGGAATCCTACTAGGATATGGAGCTGCCGTTCCAATAGGTCCAGTAAATATTTTAATAATGTCTTATGCCATAAAATCTTACTCTTATGCACTTTTGTTTGGAATGGGTGCTATGTTTGCCGATGTTTTTTATTTACTTCTTTTAAATTATGGTGTTTTAAATTTCTTAAATACACCAATCATACTAAAATCTTTAAGTATATTTGGAGCGATTTTTTTATTTTACATATCTTATGCAATCATAAAAAACGCAAAGCAAAGTATATCTTTTAAAAATATCAAATTTAAATCAAAGCCAAAAACTTTTTTAAAAGGCTTTTTACTAACTATAAGCAATCCTTATACGATAGGCTTTTGGCTAAGCATAGCAACTATCAGTAGTGATAAATCAGCAAATGTAGCGCTTATTTGTGGTTTAATTATGGCTATATTTTCTTGGATTTCACTAATGCCACTATTTGTTTATAAAAACAGAAAATTTATAAGTGATAGCATGGCAAGTAAATTATCTTATATAGCTGCAATTATTTTAATAGGATTTGCTTTTATGTTAATTTATAAAAATTTTATTATTTAA